A section of the Acidobacterium capsulatum ATCC 51196 genome encodes:
- a CDS encoding efflux RND transporter periplasmic adaptor subunit yields the protein MSGSLHFNNFINCKQEAFIVMTERNRRSMSRISSALLTPIVGAALLPLLVAGCSGKKQAAANPHAMGPFPVTVMAVQQKNVPIYGDWIGNLAGYVTANIQPQVSGYLIRQDYKEGSPVHKGQVLFQIDPRPFQATLDQAKGQLAQVQAQLQLANINVNRDSPLAKAHAIAQSTLDNDLQQQAAEKAALESAKASVETAQINLGFTKVRSLIDGIAGLAATQVGALVSPTTTLTTVSQVNPIKVYFSISEQEYLALSTSVRAMGKADLLDSGNAVPLQLTLANGQVYPHEGRIIFVDRAVNPQTGTILIAGSFANPRGLLRPGQFGHIKAETHIAENALLIPQQALNQLQGNYVVAVVGSDHKIHMTPVQLGPEVGNMQVINKGLQPGDLVVIQGIEKLRDGMPVVPHQVSAPAPDTDGAQSTEGN from the coding sequence GTGTCCGGCTCGCTTCACTTCAACAATTTCATTAACTGCAAGCAGGAAGCCTTCATCGTGATGACCGAACGCAACCGCCGATCCATGTCCCGAATCTCCTCTGCCCTGCTCACGCCCATCGTGGGCGCCGCCCTGCTGCCGCTCCTCGTGGCCGGATGCTCCGGCAAAAAGCAGGCCGCGGCCAATCCGCATGCCATGGGCCCCTTCCCGGTCACCGTCATGGCCGTGCAGCAGAAAAATGTTCCCATTTACGGCGACTGGATCGGCAATCTTGCCGGCTACGTCACCGCCAACATCCAGCCGCAGGTCTCCGGCTATCTGATCCGGCAGGACTACAAGGAAGGCTCGCCCGTTCACAAGGGGCAGGTGCTCTTCCAGATCGATCCGCGTCCCTTCCAGGCCACGCTTGATCAGGCCAAGGGACAGTTGGCGCAGGTGCAGGCACAGCTCCAGTTGGCCAACATCAATGTGAACCGCGACAGTCCGCTGGCCAAAGCACATGCCATCGCCCAGAGCACGCTCGACAATGACCTGCAGCAGCAGGCCGCCGAAAAGGCCGCTCTTGAGAGCGCCAAAGCCAGCGTCGAGACCGCGCAGATCAACCTCGGCTTCACCAAGGTGCGCTCCCTGATCGACGGCATCGCCGGTCTGGCCGCTACACAGGTAGGCGCTCTCGTCAGCCCCACCACCACGCTCACCACTGTCTCGCAGGTCAACCCCATCAAGGTGTACTTCTCCATCAGCGAGCAGGAATACCTCGCCCTCTCCACCAGTGTTCGCGCCATGGGCAAGGCTGATCTGCTCGACAGCGGCAATGCCGTGCCGCTGCAGCTCACGCTCGCCAATGGCCAGGTCTATCCCCACGAGGGACGCATCATCTTTGTCGATCGCGCCGTCAATCCACAGACCGGCACCATCCTCATCGCCGGCTCCTTTGCCAATCCGCGCGGACTGCTCCGCCCCGGCCAGTTCGGCCACATCAAGGCCGAGACCCATATTGCCGAAAACGCGCTGCTCATTCCCCAGCAGGCGCTCAATCAGCTCCAGGGCAACTATGTGGTCGCCGTCGTCGGTTCCGATCACAAGATCCACATGACCCCGGTCCAGCTCGGTCCTGAAGTCGGTAACATGCAGGTCATCAACAAGGGCCTTCAGCCGGGCGACCTGGTCGTCATTCAGGGAATCGAGAAGCTCCGTGACGGCATGCCGGTCGTTCCGCATCAGGTCTCCGCCCCGGCACCGGACACCGACGGGGCGCAGAGCACGGAAGGAAACTAA